Proteins encoded in a region of the Manis javanica isolate MJ-LG chromosome 15, MJ_LKY, whole genome shotgun sequence genome:
- the FBXL14 gene encoding F-box/LRR-repeat protein 14 — METHISCLFPELLAMIFGYLDVRDKGRAAQVCTAWRDAAYHKSVWRGVEAKLHLRRANPSLFPSLQARGIRRVQILSLRRSLSYVIQGMANIESLNLSGCYNLTDNGLGHAFVQEIGSLRALNLSLCKQITDSSLGRIAQYLKGLEVLELGGCSNITNTGLLLVAWGLQRLKSLNLRSCRHLSDVGIGHLAGMTRSAAEGCLGLEQLTLQDCQKLTDLSLKHISRGLTGLRLLNLSFCGGISDAGLLHLSHMGSLRSLNLRSCDNISDTGIMHLAMGSLRLSGLDVSFCDKVGDQSLAYIAQGLDGLKSLSLCSCHISDDGINRMVRQMHGLRTLNIGQCVRITDKGLELIAEHLSQLTGIDLYGCTRITKRGLERITQLPCLKVLNLGLWQMTDSEKVR; from the coding sequence aTGGAGACCCACATCTCGTGCTTGTTCCCGGAGCTGCTGGCCATGATCTTCGGCTACCTGGACGTGCGGGATAAGGGGCGCGCGGCGCAGGTGTGCACGGCCTGGCGGGACGCCGCCTACCACAAGTCGGTGTGGCGGGGGGTGGAGGCCAAGCTGCACCTGCGCCGGGCCAACCCGTCGCTGTTCCCCAGCCTGCAGGCCCGGGGCATCCGCCGGGTGCAGATCCTGAGCCTCCGCCGCAGCCTCAGCTACGTGATCCAGGGTATGGCCAACATCGAGAGTCTCAACCTGAGTGGCTGCTACAACCTCACCGACAACGGGCTGGGCCACGCGTTCGTGCAGGAGATCGGCTCCCTGCGCGCCCTCAACCTGAGCCTCTGCAAGCAGATCACCGACAGTAGCCTGGGCCGCATTGCCCAGTACCTCAAGGGCCTGGAGGTGCTGGAGCTGGGGGGCTGCAGTAACATTACAAACACCGGCCTCCTGCTGGTCGCCTGGGGCCTGCAGCGCCTCAAGAGCCTTAATCTCCGCAGCTGCCGCCACCTCTCGGACGTGGGCATCGGGCACCTGGCGGGCATGACGCGCAGCGCGGCCGAGGGCTGCCTGGGCCTGGAGCAGCTCACGCTGCAGGACTGCCAGAAGCTCACCGATCTTTCCCTAAAGCACATCTCCCGGGGACTGACGGGCCTGAGACTCCTCAACCTCAGCTTCTGCGGGGGCATCTCGGACGCGGGCCTCCTGCACCTGTCGCACATGGGCAGCCTGCGCAGCCTTAACCTGCGCTCCTGCGACAACATCAGCGACACGGGCATCATGCATCTGGCCATGGGCAGCCTGCGCCTCTCGGGACTGGATGTGTCGTTCTGTGACAAAGTGGGGGACCAGAGTCTGGCTTACATAGCACAGGGCCTGGACGGCCtcaagtccctttccctgtgcTCCTGCCACATAAGTGATGATGGCATCAACCGCATGGTGCGGCAGATGCATGGGCTGCGGACGCTCAACATCGGACAGTGTGTGCGCATCACAGACAAGGGCCTAGAGCTGATTGCCGAGCACCTGAGCCAGCTCACTGGCATAGACCTGTATGGCTGTACCCGCATCACCAAGCGCGGCCTGGAGCGCATCACGCAGCTGCCCTGCCTCAAGGTACTCAACCTGGGACTCTGGCAGATGACGGACAGTGAGAAGGTCAGGTGA